The Tamandua tetradactyla isolate mTamTet1 chromosome 5, mTamTet1.pri, whole genome shotgun sequence genome window below encodes:
- the ZNF451 gene encoding E3 SUMO-protein ligase ZNF451 isoform X6 encodes MGDPGLEIIESAPPAGPVPSESTTDENEDDIQFVSEGPLRPVLEYIDLVSSDDEEEPSTSHSNRMPESKVPSSENHRPEMCSNCSAPLPIGDSSSSSGSCSSSPQRIVSQSSSVENPLENQKNVQNNSDIIISETETRNSSQNNQTLPSSLLLVPQESLASSEVKEDLRIESPSASWHGQDAILYLQTQVAEMSRVIRDLQSRSCFRFHHSRPSENSSVPWDISTSKEENLSTVEEESDCKSPSASGKGQPTDYSQSSFTGLLKRMEQRGVIKRVTLQPETESCEGKPDCGTSKKRLVPPLHPLLRIATTEVFKDPADCHPSSFMGHRVYPVAKDTSPFQPNPPAEGPIVEALEHSKRGNTASPLDSTSKEMEVMGCRFYHAASIAARAASYMAYMTQYQRKLWEDMEDLVHDPEFDRGKARCIISDGMDAGLWQLCTTRDIMDSVVRVMAMAVDYRRQAWLRLTSLNKKTQEKILHLPFDGTSLFGQDVNAVVSEESSIKENDYKEHNRYSNQHRYFYSHDQKTHYHKRGYSKGDWYKPRNHPYRYRKKGVSPERHGYKN; translated from the exons GAAGGACCATTAAGACCTGTTCTTGAATATATTGATCTGGTCAGCAGTGATGATGAAGAAGAGCCTAGCACCTCTCATAGTAAT AGAATGCCTGAGTCTAAGGTGCCATCCTCTGAGAATCATCGCCCAGAAATGTGCTCTAACTGCAGTGCTCCTCTTCCCATTGGAGATAGTAGCTCCTCCTCTGGGAGTTGCTCCAGCAGTCCACAAAGGATAGTTTCTCAGTCTTCCTCTGTTGAGAACCCATTGGAGAaccagaaaaatgttcaaaataattcAGATATTATAATCTCTGAGACAGAGACACGTAATTCATCACAGAATAATCAGACTCTGCCTTCATCTCTACTTCTGGTCCCCCAAGAATCTTTGGCCTCTTCGGAGGTCAAGGAAGATTTACGTATAGAGTCTCCATCAGCTTCATGGCATGGACAGGATGCCATACTCTATCTCCAGACACAAGTGGCTGAGATGTCCCGAGTGATACGTGATCTACAGTCCAGGAGCTGTTTTAGATTTCATCATTCTAGGCCAAGTGAGAACTCCTCAGTTCCTTGGGACATCTCTACCTCTAAGGAGGAAAATTTATCCACAGTTGAAGAAGAGTCTGACTGCAAATCTCCCTCAGCCAGTGGCAAAGGCCAGCCAACTGACTACAGCCAGTCTAGTTTCACAGGTCTTTTGAAGAGAATGGAACAAAGAGGTGTCATAAAGAGGGTAACGTTACAACCAGAGACAGAATCATGTGAAGGGAAGCCTGATTGTGGGACCTCTAAGAAACGTTTGGTTCCTCCATTGCATCCTCTTTTGAGAATTGCCACCACTGAGGTTTTTAAAGACCCTGCTGATTGCCATCCTTCTTCTTTCATGGGGCACAGGGTATATCCTGTTGCTAAGGACACCTCTCCTTTCCAACCAAATCCACCAGCTGAGGGCCCCATTGTAGAAGCCTTAGAGCACAGCAAAAGAGGAAACACAGCATCCCCTCTAGATTCTACCTCGAAAGAAATGGAGGTCATGGGTTGTAGGTTCTACCATGCTGCTTCCATTGCAGCCCGAGCTGCTAGCTATATGGCTTATATGACTCAGTATCAGCGTAAACTCTGGGAAGACATGGAAGATCTGGTTCATGATCCAGAGTTTGACCGTGGAAAAGCGAGATGTATAATTTCTGATGGCATGGATGCAGGCCTTTGGCAGCTTTGTACTACTAGGGATATAATGGACTCTGTAGTTAGAGTTATGGCCATGGCAGTAGACTACAGACGGCAAGCCTGGCTCCGACTTACATCTCTCaataagaaaacacaggagaagaTCTTACACTTGCCCTTTGATGGTACATCCCTCTTTGGACAAGATGTGAATGCTGTTGTTTCAGAAGAAAGcagtataaaagaaaatgactatAAAGAGCACAACAGATATTCTAACCAGCATCGATACTTTTATAGTCATGACCAGAAAACACATTATCACAAAAGGGGATATTCCAAAGGGGATTGGTACAAACCCCGAAACCACCCCTATAGGTATAGAAAAAAGGGAGTGTCCCCAGAACGCCATGGGTACAAGAATTAA